A genomic stretch from Dissulfuribacter thermophilus includes:
- the aroA gene encoding 3-phosphoshikimate 1-carboxyvinyltransferase, whose translation MPLLEKTICVPGSKSITQRALVTAALGQGTSTIVGPLRSEDPLLLKDALVALGCNIEEKGDDWVINGTGGNFAPAQGKCSIFMGNNGTGIRFLTAVVCLLEKGPEIELTCTKRMEARPIESLLQALRAMGANVKSKFNTGCPPVVIVPDGSFKGGDVTIDASKSSQYLSALLLIAPYTKIPTRISLVGPLASSPYLKITLSVMEAFGIKVEEDSGAFLVPQGSYRAREFQIEGDASSASYFFAGAAITGSSVTVENLPQDSIQGDARFVDLLEKMGCTVMRSQKGTTVVGPSVGGLKGVEVSMKDMPDMVPTLAAIAPFANGTTVIKDCPHLRIKETDRLAAMATELARLGADVEELDDGLIIRGGKGLRPSRIKTYDDHRIAMSFAVVGLKVKGLEIEDPSCVKKSFPGFWELWDKTFLEVLSVEF comes from the coding sequence ATGCCCTTGTTGGAAAAAACTATTTGTGTCCCAGGTTCAAAGAGTATAACCCAAAGGGCCCTTGTTACAGCTGCGCTTGGACAGGGGACCTCAACCATAGTTGGTCCGTTAAGGAGTGAAGATCCGCTACTTCTAAAGGATGCCCTTGTTGCCCTAGGATGCAATATTGAAGAAAAAGGAGATGACTGGGTCATTAACGGTACAGGAGGGAATTTCGCTCCAGCCCAAGGGAAGTGTTCTATTTTTATGGGGAATAATGGGACTGGCATCAGATTTCTTACTGCTGTGGTCTGTCTCCTAGAGAAAGGCCCAGAGATAGAACTTACATGTACCAAGAGGATGGAAGCTCGTCCAATCGAGTCACTTCTTCAGGCCCTTAGGGCAATGGGAGCCAATGTGAAAAGCAAGTTCAATACAGGTTGTCCTCCAGTTGTTATTGTGCCTGATGGCTCCTTTAAAGGCGGTGATGTAACCATAGATGCCTCAAAAAGCAGTCAGTATCTATCTGCACTTTTACTCATTGCGCCCTATACAAAGATACCTACGAGGATTTCTCTTGTTGGCCCCCTTGCATCAAGTCCATATTTGAAAATAACTCTTTCAGTAATGGAGGCCTTTGGAATAAAGGTCGAAGAAGACAGTGGGGCCTTTTTAGTTCCTCAGGGCAGTTACAGGGCAAGAGAATTTCAAATTGAAGGAGACGCTTCAAGTGCCTCCTATTTTTTTGCAGGGGCAGCTATTACAGGCTCATCAGTGACAGTAGAAAATCTGCCTCAAGATTCCATTCAAGGAGATGCAAGGTTTGTGGATCTCCTTGAGAAGATGGGGTGCACTGTCATGCGTTCTCAAAAGGGGACGACTGTAGTGGGTCCATCTGTTGGTGGGCTCAAGGGGGTCGAGGTCAGCATGAAGGACATGCCGGATATGGTTCCAACGCTTGCTGCAATCGCCCCTTTTGCTAATGGTACAACGGTTATTAAAGATTGCCCTCATCTTAGGATTAAGGAGACGGATAGGCTAGCTGCCATGGCTACTGAGCTTGCCCGCCTTGGTGCAGATGTAGAGGAGTTAGACGATGGGCTAATAATCCGTGGCGGTAAAGGTCTCAGACCTTCGCGGATAAAAACCTATGATGATCACAGGATAGCCATGAGCTTTGCTGTTGTGGGGTTAAAGGTTAAAGGCCTTGAAATCGAAGACCCAAGCTGTGTTAAAAAGTCCTTTCCAGGTTTTTGGGAGCTATGGGACAAAACCTTTTTAGAAGTTTTGAGTGTTGAGTTTTGA
- a CDS encoding shikimate dehydrogenase, with product MGEGKGTKLYGIIGHPVAHSLSPNMHNAAFKALGINAVYLAFDVVDLRGAIQGVRALGVKGLSVTVPHKEAVIEFIDVVDQHVRSIGALNTIVNNDGLLYGTNTDWLGAVRAIEEICPIAGKRALVVGAGGSAKAIVYGLTLKGATVHVANRTESRAKELADRFGATFSGLSLSEELSFDILINATTCGMGGDTTMPVSIEVVKKAEVVMDIVYAPLETPLLKTAKALKKTTIDGLKMLLYQAVGQFELWTGKKAPVEVMKNAIYGA from the coding sequence TTGGGTGAAGGAAAAGGTACAAAGCTCTACGGAATAATCGGCCATCCAGTCGCCCATAGCCTCAGCCCTAATATGCACAATGCCGCATTTAAGGCATTGGGTATAAATGCTGTGTATCTTGCCTTTGATGTGGTTGATCTGAGGGGGGCCATTCAGGGTGTAAGGGCCTTAGGCGTTAAGGGGCTTTCTGTTACAGTGCCCCATAAGGAAGCGGTTATTGAGTTTATTGACGTGGTAGACCAACACGTACGGAGCATTGGGGCCCTGAATACCATAGTTAACAACGATGGGCTCCTTTATGGAACTAACACCGATTGGCTTGGAGCTGTCAGGGCCATAGAGGAGATATGCCCGATTGCTGGAAAAAGGGCCCTAGTAGTTGGCGCCGGAGGCTCTGCAAAGGCCATAGTCTACGGTCTGACCTTAAAAGGGGCCACAGTACATGTGGCAAATAGGACTGAATCAAGGGCAAAAGAGCTAGCAGACCGCTTTGGAGCTACATTTTCAGGGCTCAGCCTCTCAGAGGAATTATCATTTGACATCCTCATAAATGCCACAACCTGTGGTATGGGAGGGGATACAACCATGCCTGTCTCAATTGAAGTTGTGAAAAAGGCAGAGGTAGTGATGGACATAGTGTATGCCCCCCTCGAAACACCGCTTTTGAAGACAGCCAAAGCCCTTAAAAAGACTACTATTGATGGCTTGAAAATGCTTCTTTATCAAGCTGTTGGCCAGTTTGAGCTATGGACAGGAAAAAAGGCGCCAGTAGAGGTCATGAAAAATGCTATATATGGGGCTTAA
- a CDS encoding dual CXXC motif small (seleno)protein, with protein sequence MALRCKGCSKTYSISEYADKLDERTERMLGFVRSDRV encoded by the coding sequence GTGGCCCTTAGGTGTAAGGGGTGTTCAAAGACGTATTCTATTTCGGAATACGCAGATAAACTAGATGAGCGGACCGAAAGGATGCTCGGTTTTGTAAGATCAGACAGGGTTTAA
- a CDS encoding aconitate hydratase, which translates to MAQGTVTEKIIERHLVEGELKPGTPIAIKIDQTLTQDATGTMAYLEFEAIGIDRVRTELSVSYVDHNLLQTDFRNADDHRFLQSIAARFGIHFSRPGNGICHQVHLERFARPGKTLLGSDSHTPTAGGCGMLAIGAGGMDVALAMAGQPFHLRMPEVVGIHLTGKLSPWVSAKDVILELLRRLSVKGGIGKVMEYFGPGVKTLSVPDRAAIANLGTELGATSTVFPSDEITLKFLKAQKREDQWEELISEPDAQYSEVIEIDLSTLEPMAACPSSPDNVVKVKELEGKPVAQVIVGSCANSSFRDIQVVSKALHGKFIHQDVSFEINPGSRQVLEMAEKEGLLRDLIHAGARIHQSGCLGCIGMGQAPPTDAISLRTFTRNFPGRSGTKPDQVYLVSPETAVASAIHGKITDPRSLGEAPELVEPDEYIINDSGIIPPPEDGSKVEIVRGPNIKPLPQFDPLPEDLELEVILKVGDNITTDHIMPAGSKILPLRSNCPAISEYCYSAVDADFAKRAKTGGPWVVIGGENYGQGSSREHAALAPRYLGVRAKLVKGFARIHKANLINFGIIPLVLKDPNDYDHLEQGMKLSIKGIRSALLEGKDEIEILLDNGKTVQAVMELSDRDRDILVKGGLLNWVKEKVQSSTE; encoded by the coding sequence ATGGCACAGGGTACTGTTACTGAAAAGATTATTGAAAGACATTTGGTTGAAGGAGAGCTCAAACCAGGCACTCCCATAGCAATAAAGATAGACCAGACCCTCACTCAGGATGCAACAGGTACTATGGCATACCTCGAGTTCGAGGCCATAGGAATTGATAGGGTTAGAACAGAGCTTTCTGTGAGCTATGTAGATCACAATCTCCTTCAGACAGATTTTAGAAACGCTGATGACCACAGGTTCCTACAGAGTATTGCGGCACGCTTTGGCATTCACTTTTCAAGGCCTGGAAATGGGATCTGTCATCAGGTGCACCTAGAAAGGTTTGCACGTCCAGGAAAGACCCTCCTTGGCTCCGACAGTCACACCCCCACAGCTGGGGGATGCGGAATGCTTGCAATCGGTGCTGGAGGTATGGACGTAGCCCTTGCCATGGCAGGGCAGCCATTTCATCTTAGGATGCCAGAGGTAGTGGGAATACACCTCACTGGCAAGCTTTCCCCGTGGGTTTCAGCAAAAGACGTCATACTTGAGCTCTTGAGAAGGCTGAGTGTCAAGGGAGGAATAGGGAAGGTTATGGAATATTTCGGCCCTGGGGTAAAGACCTTGAGCGTACCTGACAGGGCGGCTATAGCCAATCTCGGTACAGAGCTTGGTGCAACTTCAACAGTATTCCCCTCTGATGAAATCACATTAAAGTTTTTGAAGGCCCAAAAAAGGGAAGATCAGTGGGAGGAGCTTATATCTGAGCCTGATGCACAGTACTCAGAGGTCATTGAAATAGATCTATCGACCCTTGAGCCTATGGCAGCCTGTCCTTCTTCACCAGACAACGTGGTGAAGGTAAAAGAGCTGGAAGGCAAGCCAGTTGCCCAGGTAATAGTTGGATCATGTGCCAATTCCTCTTTTAGAGACATCCAGGTGGTGTCCAAGGCACTTCATGGGAAATTTATCCATCAGGATGTGAGTTTTGAAATCAATCCTGGAAGCCGCCAAGTGCTTGAGATGGCGGAAAAAGAAGGTTTACTCAGAGATCTCATCCATGCAGGGGCTCGTATTCACCAGTCAGGGTGCCTTGGTTGCATTGGCATGGGACAGGCTCCCCCGACAGATGCGATAAGTCTCCGCACATTTACAAGAAATTTCCCTGGCCGTTCTGGAACAAAGCCTGATCAGGTCTATTTGGTGAGTCCAGAGACTGCTGTGGCCTCTGCCATTCATGGGAAGATCACAGACCCAAGGAGCCTGGGTGAGGCACCAGAACTGGTTGAGCCAGATGAATACATCATAAACGACTCAGGCATAATACCTCCACCGGAAGATGGTTCAAAGGTAGAGATAGTTAGAGGCCCGAACATCAAACCCCTACCTCAATTCGATCCCCTTCCAGAAGATCTTGAATTAGAGGTCATCTTGAAGGTTGGAGACAATATTACAACTGACCACATAATGCCGGCAGGTTCTAAGATATTGCCGTTGAGGAGCAACTGTCCTGCTATAAGCGAATACTGTTACAGTGCAGTAGACGCGGATTTTGCAAAGAGGGCAAAGACTGGTGGTCCTTGGGTAGTAATAGGTGGGGAAAATTATGGTCAGGGCTCATCGCGAGAGCATGCGGCCCTTGCTCCCAGGTATTTGGGTGTGCGGGCAAAACTCGTAAAGGGCTTTGCAAGGATACATAAGGCAAATCTCATCAACTTTGGAATTATTCCTTTAGTACTTAAAGACCCGAATGATTATGATCACCTTGAACAGGGGATGAAATTAAGCATTAAAGGGATTCGCTCTGCCCTCTTAGAAGGGAAGGATGAGATAGAAATTCTACTGGATAATGGGAAGACGGTTCAGGCCGTTATGGAGCTTTCAGACAGAGATCGTGACATACTAGTAAAAGGTGGGCTATTAAATTGGGTGAAGGAAAAGGTACAAAGCTCTACGGAATAA